One window of the Strix uralensis isolate ZFMK-TIS-50842 chromosome 3, bStrUra1, whole genome shotgun sequence genome contains the following:
- the SSTR4 gene encoding somatostatin receptor type 4: MSADAEHLLAGAQVAGVPLWTVSSWAASEVPPNTSAAAGEAGWQQGQAEWGEITGMVVIQCIYALVCLLGLLGNSLVIFVILRYAKMKTATNIYLLNLAIADELFMLSIPFVATSAALHHWPFGRALCRTVLGVDGLNMFTSVFCLTVLSLDRYIAVVHPLRAATYRRPRVAKMVNGGVWLLSLLVASPIPIFAGTATTRDGQAVACNLLWPSPAWSAAFVVYTTLLGFLLPVLAMGLCYLLIVGKMRAVAQRVGWQQRRRSEGKLTRLVLMVVAMFVVCWMPFYVVQLVNLLLPGRLDATVNNASLILSYSNSCANPILYGFLSENFRHSFHGVLRRCLDASLCCCHAEEGATEEEEEEPLDYCAAPRGDDKGKGCMCPPLPCQQEPMHPQPCCKPGPLLAKTTAF, translated from the coding sequence ATGAGTGCCGATGCCGAGCATCTCCTGGCTGGGGCCCAGGTGGCTGGTGTGCCCCTCTGGACTGTATCCAGCTGGGCTGCCTCTGAGGTGCCCCCCAACACCAGcgcagcagctggggaggccgGCTGGCAGCAGGGGCAGGCGGAGTGGGGCGAGATCACAGGCATGGTGGTGATCCAGTGCATCTACGCCCTGGTgtgcctgctggggctgctgggcaaCTCCCTGGTGATCTTTGTCATCCTGCGCTACGCCAAGATGAAGACAGCCACCAACATCTACCTGCTCAACCTGGCCATTGCCGATGAACTCTTCATGCTCAGCATCCCCTTCGTGGCCACGTCGGCTGCCCTGCACCACTGGCCCTTCGGCCGGGCCCTGTGCCGCACCGTGCTGGGTGTTGATGGGCTCAACATGTTCACCAGCGTCTTCTGCTTGACCGTCCTCAGCCTGGACCGCTACATTGCTGTGGTGCACCCACTGAGGGCCGCCACCTACCGCCGTCCTCGGGTGGCCAAGATGGTCAACGGGGGCGTGTGGCTCCTCTCATTGCTGGTGGCTTCGCCCATCCCCATCTTTGCCGGTACGGCAACCACCCGCGATGGCCAAGCAGTGGCCTGCAACCTCCTGTGGCCAAGCCCGGCCTGGTCGGCCGCTTTTGTGGTCTACACCACCTTGCTGGGCTTCTTGCTGCCGGTGTTGGCCATGGGGCTGTGCTACCTGCTGATCGTGGGCAAGATGCGGGCGGTGGCGCAGCGGGTGGGCTGGCAGCAGCGTCGGCGCTCTGAGGGCAAGCTGACGCGCCTGGTGTTGATGGTGGTCGCCATGTTTGTGGTCTGCTGGATGCCCTTCTATGTGGTCCAGCTGGTCAACCTCCTGCTGCCCGGCCGTCTGGATGCCACCGTCAACAACGCCTCCCTCATCCTCAGCTACTCCAACAGCTGTGCCAACCCCATCCTCTATGGCTTCCTCTCTGAAAATTTCCGGCACTCCTTCCACGGCGTGCTGCGCCGCTGCCTCGACgccagcctctgctgctgccacgCCGAGGAGGGGGccaccgaggaggaggaggaagagcccCTTGACTACTGCGCCGCTCCCCGGGGGGATGACAAGGGCAAGGGCTGCATGtgcccacccctgccctgccagcaggagcccatgcacccccagccctgctgcaagcCCGGACCCCTCCTTGCAAAGACCACC